One window of the Anopheles cruzii chromosome 2, idAnoCruzAS_RS32_06, whole genome shotgun sequence genome contains the following:
- the LOC128279031 gene encoding uncharacterized protein LOC128279031: MNGFACVVLLISLTQLSSADNPPLPAPYELDDWDKCTGGDPVVYCMVRVVVPSATEVDDRKHFRRTLLDRGVCLTTARELVQNYTQDGDGEVTFPASWKQTDRYILGRSFYPQAYHPHPEEERMASVLVRQYCLRNFSHERYNVALKIALSIAVSLACILCVKRLWWPSRVLLAAPQTAGGECQRHFLLFDLYKCYGLVGVVLAHCCLFGPFLMPMKDMAELERVLTQPNIKLARMVFPFLMLVFFIMSSMLLTVKLLENARRSDPRRPTLAAIIGHRLIRLQPLNVLTVGFCALAYEHFVAGPLGPRQLIVEQTMCRAHWLTNLLFLSNYNTREPCLPHSWYVSTDFQLFVTTATVLYAMHRWPHWKSAILTGLVLCAFLGPFLTVLGNDFDPIGPTSLHEMRFFLLDSRFMARLYTPFYNNLCWSVGGMAAGFVYDRCRTALEAPSLTDDQRRRIVRRVNLSLLLAFTLLATFIHLTIEASESSANASRWRLAAYYSLYKLSAAAFFSVLFVRILLTETDFYGSVVVRCGAKLYYAVYLIHFPIFRIVFSNETAVRDVSTELLVWMGLKVFVISYFCAVLLHYTVERPLIGFLRRICFRSQ, from the exons ATGAACGGTTTCGCGTGTGTTGTCCTGCTGATCAGTTTGACGCAGCTGTCATCCGCAGACAACCCGCCGCTACCGGCCCCATACGAGCTCGACGATTGGGACAAGTGTACCGGCGGCGATCCGGTGGTGTACTGTATGGTCCGAGTAGTCGTACCGAGTGCCACCGAGGTCGATGATCGGAAACACTTTCGCAGGACACTTCTCGATCGTGGCGTTTGTCTGACGACGGCTCGTGAGCTCGTGCAGAACTATACACAAGATGGCGACGGGGAGGTCACGTTTCCTGCTTCGTGGAAGCAAACGGATCGCTACATTCTGGGCCGCAGTTTCTATCCACAGGCATATCATCCACACCCGGAAGAGGAACGTATGGCCAGTGTTCTGGTGCGTC AATACTGTTTGCGGAACTTTTCGCACGAACGCTACAACGTAGCGTTGAAGATTGCGCTCTCGATTGCCGTCAGTCTGGCATgtattttgtgtgttaaacGACTCTGGTGGCCATCCAGAGTGTTGTTGGCAGCCCCTCAGACAGCCGGTGGAGAGTGCCAGCGACACTTtctgttgtttgatttgtACAAATGCTACGGTCTGGTGGGTGTTGTCCTTGCGCACTGCTGTCTGTTTGGTCCGTTTCTGATGCCGATGAAGGATATGGCCGAGCTGGAGAGG GTACTTACCCAACCCAACATCAAACTGGCCCGCATGGTGTTCCCGTTCCTGATGCTGGTCTTTTTCATCATGAGCTCCATGCTACTGACGGTGAAGCTGCTGGAGAATGCAAGGAGATCTGATCCCCGGCGACCTACATTAGCGGCGATCATCGGGCACCGGCTGATAAGGCTACAGCCGCTGAACGTGCTGACGGTGGGCTTTTGTGCGCTCGCCTACGAGCACTTCGTCGCCGGTCCGCTTGGACCGCGTCAGCTGATCGTGGAACAAACCATGTGCCGCGCGCACTGGCTGACCAATCTGCTGTTCCTGTCCAACTACAACACGCGCGAACCG TGCCTGCCACACTCGTGGTACGTGAGCACCGACTTTCAGCTGTTCGTCACGACGGCCACCGTGCTCTACGCAATGCATAG GTGGCCACACTGGAAAAGTGCCATCCTGACCGGGCTAGTGTTGTGTGCGTTCCTGGGACCCTTTCTCACCGTGCTCGGGAACGacttcgatccgatcggaccCACAAGTCTGCACGAGATGCGCTTCTTTCTGCTCGACAGCCGCTTCATGGCGCGGCTCTACACACCGTTCTACAACAACCTGTGCTGGAGTGTCGGTGGAATGGCGGCCGGATTTGTGTACGATCGCTGCCGAACCGCGCTCGAGGCGCCTTCGTTGACAGATGACCAGAGGAGGCGCATCGTTCGGCGCGTGAACctatcgctgctgctggcgttcaCGCTGCTCGCTACGTTCATCCATCTCACGATCGAAGCTTCCGAAAGCTCGGCCAATGCTAGCCGCTGGCGGCTAGCGGCCTACTACTCGCTGTACAAGCTTTCGGCGGCCGCTTTCTTCAGTGTGCTGTTCGTGCGCATTTTGCTAACCGAAACTG ATTTCTacggctcggtggtggtcagaTGTGGCGCAAAGCTTTACTATGCCGTCTACTTGAtacattttccgattttccgcaTCGTGTTTAGCAACGAAACGGCGGTACGGGACGTGTCGACAGAACTGCTG GTCTGGATGGGATTGAAGGTGTTCGTCATATCGTACTTCTGTGCCGTGCTGCTGCACTACACCGTAGAGCGACCGCTTATCGGCTTCTTGAGGCGCATTTGCTTTCGTTCGCAGTAG